From a single Oncorhynchus tshawytscha isolate Ot180627B unplaced genomic scaffold, Otsh_v2.0 Un_scaffold_17_pilon_pilon, whole genome shotgun sequence genomic region:
- the LOC121846137 gene encoding pollen-specific leucine-rich repeat extensin-like protein 1 isoform X2, whose amino-acid sequence MMKTQGVLVGVSLLTSVALLGLINVRRKEEMKEQKHVSFETIKLRVTRDVLGEYQHEVIRAHNLLDKTKAQVDTLGSELPPLQAAEAKKKSELEKHVADEVGAVEAENSNSKTEFEKQKAAWEAEMTSLKQQVVQRSKVCVFVKKDSVEGRKLCGDEPPKQEAAPKPDAPKPEESKPDAPKPDSPKEAPKQEAAPKPEEPKPEAPKMR is encoded by the exons ATGATGAAGACACAGGGTGTATTGGTGGGGGTGTCTCTGCTGACTAGCGTAGCTCTGCTGGGACTGATAAACGTGCGGCGGAAAGAAGAGATGAAGGAGCAGAAACATGTATCGTTCGAGACGATTAAACTGCGTGTGACCAGAGACGTACTGGGAGAGTACCAACACGAGGTGATCAGAGCTCACAACCTGCTGGACAAGACCAAGGCTCAGGTGGATACTCTGGGGTCAGAACTCCCCCCACTGCAGGCTGCAGAggccaagaagaagagtgaactGGAG AAACATGTTGCTGATGAGGTGGGGGCCGTTGAGGCAGAGAACAGTAACTCCAAAA CTGAGTTTGAGAAGCAAAAGGCTGCCTGGGAAGCAGAGATGACGTCTCTCAAACAGCAAGTGGTGCAGCGCAGCAAAGTGTGTGTCTTTGTGAAGAAGGACTCTGTAGAGGGAAG GAAACTGTGTGGAGATGAACCGCCTAAACAAGAGGCCGCTCCAAAACCAGATGCCCCCAAACCAGAAGAATCCAAACCAGATGCTCCCAAACCTGATTCTCCTAAAGAAGCCCCTAAACAAGAGGCCGCCCCCAAACCAGAAGAACCCAAACCTGAGGCCCCAAAGATGAGATGA
- the LOC121846137 gene encoding FK506-binding protein 4-like isoform X1, giving the protein MMKTQGVLVGVSLLTSVALLGLINVRRKEEMKEQKHVSFETIKLRVTRDVLGEYQHEVIRAHNLLDKTKAQVDTLGSELPPLQAAEAKKKSELEVCQGEKKHVADEVGAVEAENSNSKTEFEKQKAAWEAEMTSLKQQVVQRSKVCVFVKKDSVEGRKLCGDEPPKQEAAPKPDAPKPEESKPDAPKPDSPKEAPKQEAAPKPEEPKPEAPKMR; this is encoded by the exons ATGATGAAGACACAGGGTGTATTGGTGGGGGTGTCTCTGCTGACTAGCGTAGCTCTGCTGGGACTGATAAACGTGCGGCGGAAAGAAGAGATGAAGGAGCAGAAACATGTATCGTTCGAGACGATTAAACTGCGTGTGACCAGAGACGTACTGGGAGAGTACCAACACGAGGTGATCAGAGCTCACAACCTGCTGGACAAGACCAAGGCTCAGGTGGATACTCTGGGGTCAGAACTCCCCCCACTGCAGGCTGCAGAggccaagaagaagagtgaactGGAGGTATGCCAGGGAGAAAAG AAACATGTTGCTGATGAGGTGGGGGCCGTTGAGGCAGAGAACAGTAACTCCAAAA CTGAGTTTGAGAAGCAAAAGGCTGCCTGGGAAGCAGAGATGACGTCTCTCAAACAGCAAGTGGTGCAGCGCAGCAAAGTGTGTGTCTTTGTGAAGAAGGACTCTGTAGAGGGAAG GAAACTGTGTGGAGATGAACCGCCTAAACAAGAGGCCGCTCCAAAACCAGATGCCCCCAAACCAGAAGAATCCAAACCAGATGCTCCCAAACCTGATTCTCCTAAAGAAGCCCCTAAACAAGAGGCCGCCCCCAAACCAGAAGAACCCAAACCTGAGGCCCCAAAGATGAGATGA
- the si:dkey-87o1.2 gene encoding restin homolog — protein sequence MRAVSALVFLAVGVMVVLMYQAVRQELTLRGLKARALESSSQVKQKENDIVQVKMKIQKLNGELEPINTKREELTKKKEQSAKDTGEADKSLKTCHTEKADAEKKKTEASAALQKVKDDQEAQKKKAQEEIQALKQQILERDKALCAFVDQTNEEGRKLCGITEAPK from the exons ATGCGGGCTGTGTCTGCGCTAGTGTTCCTGGCCGTGGGtgtgatggtggtgttgatgtaCCAGGCGGTCCGCCAGGAGCTGACTCTGCGGGGTCTTAAAGCCCGCGCTCTGGAGAGCTCCTCTCAGGTCAAGCAGAAGGAGAACGACATCGTCCAGGTCAAGATGAAGATCCAGAAGCTGAATGGTGAGCTGGAGCCCATCAACACCAAGAGAGAGGAGCTGACTAAGAAGAAGGAGCAGTCTGCTAAAGACACAGGCGAGGCGGACAAGAGTCTAAAGACCTGTCATACAGAGAAG GCCGATGCGGAGAAAAAGAAGACTGAGGCGTCGGCGGCCCTTCAGAAAGTTAAAG ATGATCAAGAAGCACAGAAGAAGAAAGCTCAGGAGGAGATCCAGGCGTTGAAACAGCAGATTCTGGAGCGGGACAAAGCACTGTGTGCCTTTGTGGACCAGACCAATGAGGAAGGACG GAAGCTGTGTGGAATCACAGAGGCCCCAAAATGA
- the LOC112235361 gene encoding uncharacterized protein C1orf189 isoform X3, with the protein MTNRIAELDSICGVMQKAEFEGSTQAGSMKTLKLRELTQQRETELGKTALTMVRRAALQALLEHERQQYVIELNRLGKTIYKQRV; encoded by the exons ATGACAAACCGCATTGCAGAGCTGGACAG taTCTGTGGTGTGATGCAAAAGGCTGAGTTTGAGGGCTCCACCCAGGCTGGTTCCATGAAGACCCTGAAGCTGAGAGAGCTGAcccagcagagagagactgagctggGAAAGACTGCTCTGACGATg gtccGTAGAGCAGCACTGCAGGCCCTCCTGGAGCATGAGAGACAGCAGTATGTCATAGAGCTCAACAGACTGGGCAAGACCATCTACAAACAGAGAGTCTAG
- the LOC112235361 gene encoding uncharacterized protein LOC112235361 isoform X2 produces MFRMFGCEERRSKNKLVQRARDRIKKDGEMTNRIAELDSICGVMQKAEFEGSTQAGSMKTLKLRELTQQRETELGKTALTMVRRAALQALLEHERQQYVIELNRLGKTIYKQRV; encoded by the exons ATGTTTAG GATGTTTGGTTGTGAGGAACGACGTTCCAAAAACAAACTTGTgcagagggcgagagacagaatCAAG AAAGATGGCGAGATGACAAACCGCATTGCAGAGCTGGACAG taTCTGTGGTGTGATGCAAAAGGCTGAGTTTGAGGGCTCCACCCAGGCTGGTTCCATGAAGACCCTGAAGCTGAGAGAGCTGAcccagcagagagagactgagctggGAAAGACTGCTCTGACGATg gtccGTAGAGCAGCACTGCAGGCCCTCCTGGAGCATGAGAGACAGCAGTATGTCATAGAGCTCAACAGACTGGGCAAGACCATCTACAAACAGAGAGTCTAG
- the LOC112235361 gene encoding uncharacterized protein LOC112235361 isoform X1 has translation MFSRMFGCEERRSKNKLVQRARDRIKKDGEMTNRIAELDSICGVMQKAEFEGSTQAGSMKTLKLRELTQQRETELGKTALTMVRRAALQALLEHERQQYVIELNRLGKTIYKQRV, from the exons ATGTTTAG CAGGATGTTTGGTTGTGAGGAACGACGTTCCAAAAACAAACTTGTgcagagggcgagagacagaatCAAG AAAGATGGCGAGATGACAAACCGCATTGCAGAGCTGGACAG taTCTGTGGTGTGATGCAAAAGGCTGAGTTTGAGGGCTCCACCCAGGCTGGTTCCATGAAGACCCTGAAGCTGAGAGAGCTGAcccagcagagagagactgagctggGAAAGACTGCTCTGACGATg gtccGTAGAGCAGCACTGCAGGCCCTCCTGGAGCATGAGAGACAGCAGTATGTCATAGAGCTCAACAGACTGGGCAAGACCATCTACAAACAGAGAGTCTAG